One genomic window of Coraliomargarita sinensis includes the following:
- a CDS encoding serine/threonine protein kinase has product MNISEMGFTDELSSLQPGMNIGNLHVVSFIGKGAIGEVYLVQHEMLGENFALKVIPKSFSEDETAESIKKSAAVQAKLKHPNIIKIDDLGEEDMFYWLRMEYTEGEKTEDNTPIRSLEDLMLYNKGALSEEEICYYIYYLLLGLGHAHEQGVVHADLKPANIMIAEEGVKIAELGVTELIGHAWDDFHLLRFNQQLEPTRFDPLPGFSRALPALLSAFDYYSPEQRAGEAPDHLSNLYTVGLIVYRMLTGHHTLAVEPPSKSIEGINPGWDAWIAKAVAYKKEERFQSALNMIEEMPGLERS; this is encoded by the coding sequence ATGAACATCTCTGAAATGGGTTTTACAGACGAGCTGAGTTCACTCCAGCCAGGAATGAACATAGGCAATCTGCATGTTGTCAGCTTCATCGGTAAAGGTGCCATCGGAGAGGTCTATCTGGTCCAACACGAGATGCTCGGTGAGAATTTTGCCCTAAAGGTGATCCCGAAAAGCTTCTCCGAAGATGAGACAGCCGAGTCGATTAAGAAATCTGCCGCCGTTCAAGCCAAACTGAAACACCCCAACATCATCAAAATCGATGATCTCGGGGAAGAGGACATGTTCTACTGGCTGCGGATGGAATATACCGAAGGCGAGAAAACCGAGGACAATACTCCCATTCGTTCGCTCGAAGATCTCATGCTCTATAACAAGGGCGCTCTGAGTGAGGAAGAAATTTGCTACTACATCTATTATCTGCTCCTGGGATTGGGCCACGCCCACGAGCAAGGTGTCGTACATGCCGACCTAAAGCCGGCAAACATCATGATCGCCGAAGAAGGCGTGAAGATCGCGGAACTGGGCGTCACCGAACTGATCGGGCATGCCTGGGATGACTTTCATTTGCTCCGGTTTAACCAACAACTGGAACCGACCCGCTTTGACCCGCTTCCCGGCTTTAGTCGAGCGCTGCCCGCACTATTGAGCGCATTTGACTATTACAGCCCCGAACAACGCGCCGGCGAGGCGCCGGATCATTTGAGCAACCTCTACACCGTCGGGCTGATCGTTTACCGAATGCTTACCGGGCACCACACCCTGGCGGTCGAACCACCCAGCAAGTCCATCGAAGGAATCAATCCGGGATGGGACGCTTGGATTGCCAAAGCGGTGGCCTACAAAAAAGAAGAACGTTTTCAATCTGCACTCAACATGATCGAGGAGATGCCCGGGCTGGAAAGATCTTAA
- the carB gene encoding carbamoyl-phosphate synthase large subunit, which produces MPKRTDIEKILIIGSGPIVIGQACEFDYSGTQACKALREEGYKVVLVNSNPATIMTDPEFADVTYIEPLTVEALEKIIDKEKPDALLPTLGGQTGLNLSMDLFNAGVLEKYGVQMIGAKPEAIEKGEAREIFKQAMLKIGLDVARSATVNNLGDALKAADDLIGDFPIIIRPSYTLGGSGGGIAYNREEYERMVQSGLEISPTHEVLVEECLLGWKEYEMEVMRDHKDQCVVICSIENFDPMGVHTGDSITVAPAMTLTDKEYQLMRDASFACIREVGVETGGSNIQFSVNPKNGRMVVIEMNPRVSRSSALASKATGFPIAKIAAKLAVGYSLDELQNDITRETPASFEPTIDYVVTKIPRFTFEKFPGADNTLTSAMKSVGEAMAIGRTFKESFQKALRSLEIGAKGFVGPKKFEKKIDDLQRVREGISVPTSERVFWLRQALLHGMSSEEIFELCALDPWFIEQLRQLVEIEQQLRSTTLAKIDAGLMQTAKEAGFSDQLISELIGSSRQPVRKKREKLGVMTNFRLVDTCAAEFEAFTPYYYSSYGSENEIKKTEKEKIMILGGGPNRIGQGIEFDYCCVHASFALREAGYETVMVNSNPETVSTDYDTSDKLFFEPLTLEDVLEIYFQEGCSGAIVQFGGQTPLNLATELEAHGVNIIGTSPAMIDAAEDRHLFREILTRVDLKQPKNRIANSQEQAYELAGEIGFPILLRPSFVLGGRGMFIVYDMDEMKGIIREVFDAAPGTPVLLDQFLEDAFELDVDCISDGETTVIGGMLQHVEFAGVHSGDAAMVMPPHTLSKEMLEKVRTASYALARELKVIGLMNVQYAVKDDELYIIEVNPRASRTVPFVSKAIGVPLAKLAARVMAGEKLADLGFTEEIIPPYWAVKESVFPFNRFPGAPVMLSPEMRSTGEVMGLDKDLGVAFAKSQMAAKPSLPDSGDVFISVKNSDKARAVEIAKGLSELGFGIIATAGTGKLFKENGISVKHVCRLSEGRPNVIDLIKNNKVSLIINTPQGTVPRQNENQIRTEAVKHNICIMTTISAGAAAVEGIRALREKGYDVRSIQSYSQEANPS; this is translated from the coding sequence ATGCCAAAACGCACTGATATTGAGAAGATTTTGATCATAGGTTCGGGCCCAATCGTGATTGGCCAAGCCTGTGAGTTCGATTATTCCGGCACTCAAGCCTGTAAAGCACTGCGTGAGGAGGGTTACAAGGTAGTGTTGGTCAACAGCAATCCGGCGACGATTATGACCGACCCGGAGTTTGCCGACGTGACCTACATCGAGCCGCTGACCGTCGAAGCTTTGGAGAAGATTATCGACAAGGAAAAGCCGGACGCCCTGCTTCCCACGCTGGGCGGGCAGACCGGACTCAACCTCTCGATGGACCTCTTTAACGCCGGCGTTCTGGAAAAATACGGCGTACAGATGATCGGGGCGAAGCCGGAAGCCATCGAAAAGGGCGAGGCCCGGGAAATCTTCAAGCAGGCCATGCTCAAGATCGGGCTTGATGTGGCCCGCTCCGCCACGGTCAACAACCTTGGCGACGCCCTAAAGGCTGCTGACGATTTAATCGGGGACTTCCCCATCATTATTCGCCCCAGCTACACACTCGGCGGCTCCGGCGGCGGGATCGCCTACAACCGGGAGGAGTACGAGCGCATGGTGCAATCCGGCCTGGAAATCTCCCCGACCCATGAAGTCTTGGTCGAAGAGTGTCTACTCGGCTGGAAAGAATACGAGATGGAGGTCATGCGCGACCACAAGGACCAGTGCGTGGTTATTTGCTCGATCGAAAACTTTGATCCCATGGGCGTGCATACGGGGGACTCCATCACTGTCGCCCCTGCCATGACTCTGACCGACAAGGAATACCAGCTGATGCGCGACGCATCTTTCGCTTGTATCCGTGAGGTGGGTGTGGAAACAGGCGGCTCCAACATTCAGTTCTCCGTGAATCCGAAAAACGGCCGCATGGTCGTGATCGAGATGAACCCGCGCGTCTCCCGCAGCTCGGCCCTGGCTTCCAAGGCTACCGGCTTCCCCATCGCCAAAATTGCGGCAAAACTCGCTGTGGGCTACAGCCTCGACGAACTGCAAAACGACATCACCCGCGAGACTCCGGCCAGCTTCGAGCCGACCATTGACTACGTGGTCACCAAGATTCCGCGTTTCACTTTCGAAAAGTTCCCCGGGGCGGATAATACCCTCACCTCTGCAATGAAGTCCGTCGGCGAGGCCATGGCGATCGGCCGCACCTTCAAGGAATCCTTCCAGAAGGCCCTGCGCTCACTCGAAATCGGAGCCAAGGGCTTTGTCGGGCCAAAAAAATTCGAAAAGAAAATCGATGACCTGCAGCGTGTGCGCGAGGGCATCTCCGTGCCGACTTCGGAGCGCGTCTTCTGGCTACGCCAGGCGCTCCTGCACGGGATGAGCAGCGAAGAGATTTTTGAACTTTGCGCCCTCGACCCGTGGTTCATCGAGCAACTGCGTCAACTCGTCGAGATTGAGCAACAGCTGCGCTCCACCACGCTGGCCAAGATCGACGCCGGGCTCATGCAGACCGCCAAGGAAGCCGGTTTCAGCGATCAGCTCATTTCCGAACTCATCGGCTCCAGCCGACAGCCCGTACGCAAGAAGCGCGAAAAACTCGGTGTCATGACCAATTTCCGGCTCGTGGATACCTGCGCTGCGGAGTTCGAGGCTTTCACACCCTATTATTACTCGTCCTACGGCAGCGAGAACGAGATCAAGAAAACCGAAAAAGAGAAGATCATGATCCTCGGTGGCGGCCCGAACCGGATCGGCCAGGGTATCGAGTTCGACTACTGCTGCGTGCACGCCTCCTTCGCACTGCGTGAGGCAGGCTACGAAACCGTGATGGTGAACTCCAACCCGGAAACGGTTTCGACCGACTACGACACCTCGGACAAACTGTTCTTCGAGCCGCTGACCCTGGAAGACGTACTCGAAATTTACTTCCAGGAAGGCTGCTCCGGCGCCATCGTCCAGTTTGGTGGCCAGACGCCGCTCAATCTCGCGACAGAGCTTGAAGCCCACGGCGTCAATATCATCGGCACATCGCCTGCCATGATTGACGCCGCCGAAGACCGGCACCTTTTCCGCGAGATTCTCACCCGGGTTGATTTAAAACAACCTAAGAACCGGATCGCCAACTCCCAGGAACAAGCCTACGAACTGGCCGGCGAGATCGGCTTCCCCATTCTGCTCCGCCCCTCATTTGTGCTCGGCGGGCGCGGCATGTTCATCGTTTACGATATGGACGAGATGAAGGGTATTATCCGGGAAGTCTTCGACGCCGCTCCCGGCACCCCCGTCCTGCTCGATCAATTCCTCGAGGATGCCTTTGAGCTGGATGTCGACTGCATTTCAGACGGCGAGACCACGGTCATCGGCGGCATGCTGCAGCACGTGGAGTTTGCCGGGGTGCATTCCGGTGACGCGGCCATGGTCATGCCTCCGCACACTCTCTCCAAGGAGATGCTGGAGAAAGTCAGAACCGCCAGCTATGCTCTGGCGCGCGAGCTCAAAGTTATCGGTCTGATGAATGTGCAGTATGCCGTCAAGGACGACGAGCTCTACATCATCGAAGTCAACCCGCGCGCCTCCAGAACCGTACCTTTCGTTTCCAAAGCCATCGGTGTGCCGCTGGCCAAGCTCGCCGCCCGTGTCATGGCCGGCGAAAAACTGGCTGATCTCGGTTTCACCGAAGAAATTATTCCGCCTTACTGGGCGGTCAAAGAATCCGTCTTCCCCTTCAACCGTTTCCCCGGTGCCCCCGTCATGCTCAGCCCGGAAATGCGTTCGACCGGTGAAGTCATGGGGCTCGACAAGGATCTCGGTGTCGCCTTTGCCAAATCACAAATGGCGGCCAAACCGAGCCTGCCGGATTCCGGCGATGTCTTCATCAGCGTAAAGAATTCGGACAAGGCTCGCGCCGTGGAAATCGCCAAGGGCCTCAGTGAACTCGGCTTCGGCATCATTGCCACCGCCGGCACCGGCAAACTGTTTAAGGAGAATGGGATCTCGGTGAAACACGTCTGTCGCCTCAGCGAGGGCCGTCCGAATGTGATCGACCTGATCAAAAACAACAAGGTCTCACTCATCATTAACACACCGCAGGGGACCGTGCCACGCCAGAACGAGAACCAGATTCGTACGGAAGCCGTGAAGCACAATATCTGTATCATGACCACGATCTCGGCCGGCGCAGCCGCAGTTGAAGGTATTCGCGCCCTCAGGGAAAAAGGTTACGATGTGCGTTCCATTCAGAGCTACAGCCAAGAGGCAAATCCAAGCTAG